The proteins below come from a single Pseudomonadota bacterium genomic window:
- a CDS encoding pyridoxal phosphate-dependent aminotransferase: MTIPHLSHRARKTPPSPIRRLAGIAQQAALRGTKVYRLNIGQPDVPSPVEFLAGVAQYREKVVAYEASEGSQHLLTSWCSSLNHDYAIGITPEQMLITVGASEALIFAFMVCCDPGDEILIFDPTYANYIGFSAISGVRLIPLPCALEDKFAIPTREEIERYISPYTRAVLVCNPNNPTGTVCSDDELRMLIEVARERDLFLIVDETYREFVYDGVKPRCIFELAPQDPRIIVIDSLSKRFSLCGARIGCLMTWHAELRQAAFHIAQARLAAPSIDQIAAAQMLDTISPEYLRSAHREYCARRDVAVSALSQIPGVVTNTPQGGFYLLAELPVADAEDFATFMLTDFCFEGATTFVAPAAGFYMRQGAGKSTIRIAFVLNRTDTERAIKILGEGLIAYSKRQTGLGER, from the coding sequence ATGACAATCCCACATCTCTCTCACCGCGCCCGTAAGACACCACCTTCACCGATTCGGCGCTTGGCTGGGATTGCACAGCAGGCAGCTTTAAGGGGCACGAAGGTTTATCGGCTTAATATCGGCCAGCCGGACGTTCCGTCTCCAGTAGAATTCCTTGCAGGAGTTGCTCAATACCGAGAGAAGGTGGTCGCCTACGAGGCATCTGAGGGCAGCCAACACCTACTGACCTCCTGGTGCAGCAGCCTTAATCACGACTATGCGATCGGAATAACGCCTGAGCAGATGCTAATAACTGTTGGGGCGAGTGAGGCCCTTATTTTTGCATTTATGGTCTGTTGTGATCCGGGGGATGAGATCCTAATCTTTGATCCAACCTATGCAAATTACATAGGATTTTCGGCCATCTCGGGGGTCAGGCTTATTCCGCTGCCATGTGCACTTGAGGATAAGTTCGCTATTCCTACACGCGAAGAGATTGAGCGCTATATCTCGCCGTACACGCGCGCAGTGCTGGTGTGCAACCCAAATAATCCAACGGGAACGGTCTGCAGCGATGATGAGTTGAGGATGTTGATTGAGGTAGCTCGCGAACGCGACCTATTTCTGATAGTCGATGAAACATACCGTGAGTTTGTCTACGATGGGGTTAAGCCGCGTTGTATATTTGAATTGGCTCCACAGGACCCCCGTATTATCGTGATTGATAGCCTCTCGAAGCGCTTTAGCCTGTGCGGCGCGCGCATCGGATGTTTGATGACCTGGCATGCGGAGCTACGCCAGGCGGCGTTTCATATCGCGCAGGCGAGGCTGGCGGCTCCCAGTATAGATCAGATCGCGGCAGCACAGATGCTCGATACCATCTCTCCCGAGTATCTCCGTAGCGCGCACAGAGAGTACTGCGCGCGGCGCGATGTGGCGGTTAGTGCGTTGTCACAGATTCCAGGCGTTGTTACCAATACGCCCCAGGGCGGTTTTTATCTCCTTGCGGAGTTGCCTGTTGCTGACGCAGAGGACTTTGCAACCTTTATGTTGACCGACTTTTGCTTTGAGGGAGCTACTACCTTCGTTGCCCCAGCGGCCGGGTTTTACATGCGGCAGGGGGCAGGGAAGAGCACAATACGAATTGCGTTCGTGCTTAATCGGACCGATACTGAGCGGGCTATTAAGATTCTGGGTGAGGGGCTGATAGCATATAGCAAACGGCAAACAGGATTGGGAGAGCGATGA
- a CDS encoding transposase, with translation METTYKKSARSPEEWLRIIEECKASDLTVTEYCAQTGVGVSHYYRWRRRLHGKNAQSKGSKGGWGIYRVVGYPR, from the coding sequence ATGGAAACTACTTATAAGAAGAGCGCGCGTAGTCCAGAGGAGTGGCTCCGGATTATTGAGGAGTGCAAGGCGAGCGACCTCACTGTAACCGAGTACTGCGCGCAGACCGGAGTGGGCGTTAGCCACTATTACAGGTGGCGTCGAAGGTTGCATGGGAAGAACGCACAATCTAAGGGTAGCAAAGGGGGTTGGGGCATTTACCGAGTTGTCGGCTATCCCCGTTAA
- the pckA gene encoding phosphoenolpyruvate carboxykinase (ATP) has product MSNFSLVEHGITVKTVYRNLAPCRLYEEAILHEPGTRLASTGALVAYSGAKTGRSPKDKRIVKNPESEGNIWWGSVNVALDPNIFEINRERAVDYLNTRETLYCFDGFAGWDPASQIKVRIICCRPYHAIFMHTMLIRPTQAQLDNFGNPDLLIINAGRFPANRHTPGMTSKTSIDLNLERGELVILGTEYAGEMKKGVFTVMNYLMPKRGVLSMHCSATADKSSDRSSLLFGLSGTGKTTLSADPKRLLIGDDEHCWSDTGIFNIEGGCYAKAIDLTPESEPDIFQALRFGSVLENVVLDQENREVQFHDSSITENTRGAYPIEFIRNAKIPCVAGHPADIIFLTCDAFGVLPPVSKLSAPHAMYHFISGYTAKVAGTEVGVTEPSATFSPCFGGPFLVWHPAKYAELLATRMREHKANVWLVNTGWTGGAYGTGSRMKLSLTRKIIDAIHSGELLQAPTQRDPVFGFDVISACSGVPSEVLIPRNTWKDTATYDAAANRLANLFINNFKSYADGVSAEVRGASPVAVGSKG; this is encoded by the coding sequence ATGTCGAATTTTTCCCTAGTCGAGCACGGAATAACCGTAAAAACCGTTTATCGCAACCTTGCTCCATGCCGGCTATATGAAGAGGCGATCCTGCACGAGCCTGGCACACGCCTCGCATCGACCGGGGCCCTAGTTGCCTATTCGGGGGCTAAAACTGGTCGCTCCCCTAAGGATAAGCGCATCGTTAAAAATCCAGAATCAGAGGGTAACATCTGGTGGGGCTCAGTTAACGTAGCGCTCGATCCAAACATATTTGAGATCAATCGTGAGCGTGCCGTTGATTACCTCAATACCAGGGAGACGCTCTATTGTTTCGACGGATTTGCAGGCTGGGACCCTGCCTCTCAGATTAAGGTTCGCATTATTTGCTGTCGTCCCTACCATGCCATCTTCATGCATACGATGCTGATCCGACCAACTCAAGCTCAGCTTGATAACTTTGGAAATCCGGATCTGCTTATCATTAACGCCGGTCGATTTCCTGCCAATCGACACACACCCGGCATGACCTCAAAGACCAGTATCGATCTAAACCTTGAAAGGGGCGAGCTCGTTATACTCGGCACCGAATATGCCGGCGAGATGAAGAAGGGGGTCTTTACGGTCATGAACTACCTGATGCCGAAGCGTGGGGTGCTTTCGATGCACTGCTCAGCAACGGCGGATAAAAGTTCAGATCGCTCAAGCCTGCTATTCGGATTATCGGGAACGGGCAAAACAACGCTCTCCGCGGATCCGAAGCGGCTCTTAATCGGAGATGACGAGCACTGTTGGTCAGACACCGGAATCTTCAACATCGAGGGGGGTTGTTATGCAAAGGCTATCGACCTTACACCGGAATCGGAGCCTGATATATTTCAGGCGCTCCGTTTCGGCTCAGTACTTGAGAACGTAGTGCTCGATCAGGAGAACCGTGAGGTGCAGTTCCATGATTCATCGATTACAGAGAACACGCGTGGGGCATATCCAATAGAGTTCATTCGTAACGCTAAAATTCCGTGCGTAGCAGGGCACCCTGCAGATATTATCTTTCTGACCTGTGATGCTTTTGGAGTGCTCCCTCCGGTCAGCAAGCTCTCGGCTCCACACGCCATGTACCATTTTATCAGTGGCTACACTGCTAAAGTAGCTGGGACCGAGGTCGGAGTGACTGAGCCCTCGGCTACATTCTCTCCCTGCTTTGGTGGGCCGTTTCTGGTCTGGCATCCGGCCAAGTACGCAGAGCTCCTTGCAACCCGTATGCGTGAGCACAAGGCAAACGTGTGGTTGGTTAATACCGGCTGGACGGGGGGTGCTTATGGAACAGGCTCTCGCATGAAACTGAGCCTAACACGCAAGATTATCGACGCTATTCATAGTGGAGAGCTGCTACAGGCCCCAACTCAGCGCGATCCGGTCTTTGGATTTGATGTGATTAGCGCCTGTTCGGGGGTGCCCTCTGAGGTTCTTATCCCTAGAAACACCTGGAAGGACACGGCCACCTACGATGCGGCGGCTAACAGGCTAGCGAACCTATTCATTAACAACTTTAAGAGCTATGCCGATGGCGTTAGCGCTGAGGTCCGGGGTGCCTCTCCTGTAGCTGTGGGCTCAAAAGGGTAG
- a CDS encoding VacJ family lipoprotein, translating to MKKETISILVVSLLALCFNSTPGFAAPEEPYDPIEDINRDIFSFNNGVDEYVLEPVAKGYRNNVPDVVRTGVGNFFLNLRYPSYLVSDVVQGKFVQARDHTGRFLINTTIGIFGMIDFATDMGLPDHDEDFGIALAYHGVPAGPYLMLPILGPSNVRDGVGRIVDAFLDPIGWVGYSSLSSGTKLVIAGSALGLKLVHTRAGLLQAVEAAKEGSVDYYLFMQGAYYQHRQGVLTDGKDDDELDSLAGEGDDIYEPGPLDSEKKQ from the coding sequence ATGAAGAAAGAAACGATATCTATACTAGTGGTCTCACTACTAGCTCTCTGCTTTAACAGCACCCCTGGATTTGCAGCACCAGAGGAGCCGTACGATCCGATTGAGGATATTAATCGCGACATTTTTTCATTCAATAACGGGGTGGATGAGTATGTGCTGGAGCCGGTAGCCAAGGGGTATCGAAATAATGTTCCGGATGTTGTTAGGACCGGCGTTGGGAACTTTTTTCTTAACTTACGCTATCCCTCGTATCTGGTTAGCGACGTAGTACAGGGCAAGTTTGTTCAGGCACGCGATCACACCGGAAGATTTCTGATCAATACAACTATCGGTATCTTCGGCATGATAGATTTTGCAACAGATATGGGGCTTCCCGATCACGACGAAGATTTTGGAATAGCGTTGGCGTACCACGGGGTTCCGGCGGGTCCATATCTAATGCTACCTATATTGGGCCCATCTAATGTGCGTGATGGGGTGGGGCGTATAGTTGATGCGTTTTTAGATCCGATCGGATGGGTCGGTTACTCCTCTCTATCATCTGGAACAAAGTTAGTGATTGCTGGATCGGCGCTTGGATTGAAGTTAGTTCATACCAGAGCTGGACTGCTGCAGGCCGTGGAAGCCGCCAAAGAGGGCTCGGTTGATTACTACCTCTTTATGCAGGGTGCCTACTATCAACACCGTCAGGGAGTTCTTACCGATGGTAAGGATGATGATGAACTTGATTCCCTTGCGGGCGAGGGGGATGATATCTATGAGCCTGGCCCCCTTGATAGCGAGAAAAAACAATGA
- a CDS encoding OsmC family protein has translation MSVGITGRYIGSKKIELRHEPSGSILVTEAPVDNGGEGQSFSPTDLVAAAFGSCVLTTIAIVADRSGINVDGMHMQVDKHMQQEPRRIGDMPLKIHLPAQLLEDQRAKLERAGRSCPVHRSLHPEVRAEITFVYDVV, from the coding sequence ATGAGCGTTGGTATAACTGGTAGGTATATAGGATCCAAAAAGATAGAGCTTCGGCATGAGCCATCAGGCTCTATTCTGGTAACCGAGGCCCCAGTGGATAATGGCGGAGAGGGGCAAAGCTTCTCACCAACCGACCTGGTTGCAGCGGCTTTTGGCTCATGTGTGCTAACAACTATCGCAATCGTAGCCGATCGCAGCGGTATTAACGTAGATGGAATGCATATGCAGGTTGATAAGCACATGCAACAGGAGCCCCGTCGAATCGGTGATATGCCGCTTAAGATTCATCTTCCGGCGCAACTACTAGAGGATCAACGCGCAAAGCTTGAGCGTGCTGGGCGCTCATGTCCGGTGCACAGGTCTCTGCACCCAGAGGTGCGGGCCGAGATTACATTCGTTTACGACGTAGTTTAG
- a CDS encoding alpha/beta hydrolase, with protein sequence MSAKDVRHNEIALKHSNGRAIYASTFGARDFKKVVFYSHGFPASRFEATLAHRVALEMGLTIIALDRPGFGGSEWYPERRFEDWASDVELVANHVGVQSFGILGVSGGTPTAVAAAGLLSARVTRLVIVSGVAPMVDSKALEGMNIANKALIRLGQRYKKLGRLLIGSIATIWRLMPGSVALWFGTLLPKPDIEIVSRPEVSVVLARNMRESLRQGIRGAVTEFMLLISDWSPLLGRVTVPTSIWHGDKDTYVPLGMAIILANSIKDSNFHTVVGGGHFMIVDRLTTILTDFVNK encoded by the coding sequence GTGAGTGCGAAGGATGTGCGCCATAACGAAATAGCCCTAAAACATTCAAACGGGCGCGCTATTTATGCCAGCACCTTCGGAGCCCGTGATTTTAAAAAAGTAGTTTTCTATAGCCACGGCTTTCCGGCGAGTCGCTTCGAGGCGACTTTAGCGCACCGCGTTGCGCTTGAGATGGGACTAACGATCATCGCACTCGACCGCCCCGGATTTGGGGGCTCTGAGTGGTATCCAGAGAGACGCTTTGAGGATTGGGCAAGTGACGTAGAGTTAGTGGCAAACCATGTCGGGGTGCAGAGCTTTGGAATCCTTGGTGTATCCGGGGGAACTCCGACGGCGGTCGCTGCTGCTGGATTACTCTCGGCACGAGTAACGAGGCTTGTAATAGTGAGCGGAGTTGCTCCGATGGTAGATTCCAAGGCCCTAGAGGGGATGAATATCGCTAATAAAGCTCTGATACGGTTAGGGCAGCGCTATAAAAAGCTTGGACGCCTCTTAATCGGCTCAATCGCTACGATCTGGCGCCTTATGCCGGGCTCAGTTGCGCTCTGGTTTGGAACCCTACTCCCCAAACCAGATATAGAGATCGTATCACGCCCCGAGGTTTCAGTAGTGCTAGCGCGAAATATGCGGGAATCTTTGCGGCAAGGGATCAGGGGTGCAGTGACAGAATTTATGCTACTGATCTCTGATTGGTCGCCGTTATTAGGGCGTGTTACGGTACCAACCTCTATTTGGCACGGTGATAAAGACACCTATGTGCCGCTTGGCATGGCCATAATTCTCGCTAATAGCATTAAGGACAGCAATTTTCATACGGTAGTGGGTGGTGGACACTTTATGATAGTTGATAGACTGACCACAATTCTGACAGACTTTGTGAATAAGTAA
- the mgtE gene encoding magnesium transporter yields MIDLTSVLPLIAERNLHALRDLLLDVAPVEIAELLQTLSDEERVLIFRILPRDKAALIFAELDVDVQELLLSGLGDRQTARLLDEMAADDRTALLEEIPAEAARQLLTLLSKEEREVALTLLGYPEGSVGRLMSPDYLTIHSDWKVREVLDHIRGNGQESASLDTFYVVDAKGKLVDEISIKLILLASPDQEVAALMNFTFESLDVHSYQEQAVELFRKYDRSTLPVVDSAGILLGIVTVDDILDVEEQEVTEDIQKLGGSEALEDPYIKTPVATLIRKRAHWLVVLFIGEMLTASAMVEFADEIQRAVVLALFVPLIISSGGNSGSQASTIIIRALAVGEIRLKDWIKVFQRELTAGAVLGLLLGTLGFFRVVIWAQFSPMYGEHWLALAFTVFFSLTCVVALGSISGAMLPFILKRLKFDPATSSAPFVATIVDVAGLVIYFTIAAMLLAGRLL; encoded by the coding sequence ATGATAGATCTTACTTCAGTTTTGCCCCTTATAGCTGAGCGCAATCTTCATGCGCTGCGTGACCTATTGCTCGATGTCGCACCGGTTGAGATTGCAGAGCTCCTGCAAACCCTCTCCGATGAGGAGCGGGTACTTATATTTCGTATCCTGCCGCGTGATAAAGCCGCGCTGATCTTTGCCGAGCTTGATGTAGATGTGCAGGAGCTGCTGCTGAGTGGGCTGGGTGACCGACAAACGGCTCGGTTACTCGATGAGATGGCGGCCGATGATCGTACCGCACTACTCGAAGAGATCCCTGCTGAGGCAGCGCGCCAACTGCTTACCCTGCTCTCAAAAGAGGAGCGTGAGGTTGCGCTCACCCTTCTCGGATATCCTGAGGGCAGTGTTGGTCGACTCATGTCGCCAGACTATCTTACGATCCACTCCGACTGGAAGGTGCGCGAGGTACTCGATCATATTCGTGGCAATGGCCAGGAGAGCGCCTCACTAGATACCTTCTACGTTGTGGATGCCAAGGGTAAATTGGTTGATGAGATCTCCATTAAACTAATCCTGCTTGCATCGCCCGATCAAGAGGTGGCAGCGCTAATGAACTTCACCTTCGAATCGCTCGATGTGCACTCATATCAGGAGCAGGCGGTCGAGCTTTTTCGCAAGTACGATCGATCAACCCTGCCGGTGGTTGATTCCGCTGGAATCCTGCTTGGAATCGTTACAGTAGATGACATTCTTGACGTTGAGGAGCAGGAGGTCACCGAGGATATTCAAAAACTCGGAGGTAGCGAAGCGCTCGAAGATCCTTATATCAAGACCCCCGTTGCAACCCTTATTAGAAAGCGGGCGCATTGGCTGGTTGTGCTCTTTATCGGAGAGATGTTGACGGCATCGGCGATGGTGGAGTTTGCCGATGAGATCCAACGCGCTGTTGTGCTCGCACTCTTTGTGCCCCTTATTATCTCAAGTGGTGGAAATTCGGGTAGCCAGGCATCAACCATAATCATTCGAGCTCTCGCGGTCGGCGAAATTCGACTTAAGGATTGGATTAAGGTCTTCCAGAGAGAGTTAACGGCCGGCGCGGTACTCGGTCTTCTGCTCGGTACGCTAGGATTTTTTAGGGTAGTAATCTGGGCACAGTTCTCTCCTATGTATGGAGAGCACTGGTTGGCGCTAGCCTTTACAGTGTTCTTCTCACTTACCTGCGTAGTGGCTCTGGGAAGTATCTCAGGGGCGATGCTCCCCTTTATTCTCAAGCGGCTTAAATTTGATCCGGCAACATCATCTGCACCATTTGTTGCAACGATAGTGGATGTGGCGGGCCTTGTTATCTACTTTACTATCGCGGCGATGCTTCTAGCTGGCAGGCTGCTTTAG
- a CDS encoding RidA family protein has product MTTETIRTNIFSGSPLEPLRGYSRAVQIDDRLIISGTTAMNSKGEVTAPGDPYEQTKYILSVVKTVLSSRSFQITEVVRTRLFVTNISRWDDYARAHREVFGNVRPASSMVQVVKLVDPRLVVEIEVEAIRGASEAESFSIDY; this is encoded by the coding sequence ATGACAACAGAGACTATTAGAACAAATATATTTTCAGGCTCCCCTCTTGAGCCACTACGTGGATACTCAAGAGCGGTACAGATAGATGACCGCCTTATTATCTCTGGGACAACTGCGATGAACTCCAAGGGTGAGGTAACGGCTCCTGGAGATCCATACGAACAGACTAAATATATCTTATCGGTCGTTAAAACCGTGCTTTCAAGCCGTTCTTTTCAGATAACGGAGGTTGTCCGCACGCGGCTCTTCGTTACGAACATCTCACGCTGGGATGATTATGCTCGCGCACATCGCGAAGTTTTTGGAAATGTCCGTCCAGCTAGCAGTATGGTGCAGGTCGTAAAGTTAGTCGACCCACGCCTAGTCGTTGAGATCGAGGTTGAAGCGATCCGCGGCGCATCTGAAGCCGAGAGCTTCTCAATTGATTACTAA
- a CDS encoding lytic murein transglycosylase: protein MTTVSVIRRTYAIFAAVVLSLSTNYVASASPHSPYRGWDYLVGRLRDIGVKEQDINHIYKNPHMPRFTFVPFSVKPRESSSIYTNFNRTSFLLLGANFIRENKTLFDDIQKKLHIPPETIVAILVIESRIGENTGHELVAYRLSRLASVCAPDNLAHNYKLQRKKDLSITFEALKERGRYLETTFLPEIPALIEIGKRNNVPVLKVTGSSAGAFGLPQFLPSAFLRFGVDGDKNGHVSLYSPIDAAWSVANYLSGYGYRADLSLAERRSIIWRYNKSETYIDAVLALSAGIRKEVDSPSPQPTKLPNKPSALKQPAS, encoded by the coding sequence GTGACTACGGTTTCTGTTATCAGAAGAACCTACGCAATTTTTGCAGCCGTTGTGCTCTCACTATCTACAAATTATGTTGCTTCCGCTTCACCGCACTCACCTTATCGTGGCTGGGATTATCTCGTTGGACGACTACGCGATATCGGCGTAAAGGAACAGGACATTAACCACATTTATAAAAATCCCCACATGCCCCGTTTTACCTTTGTGCCCTTCTCTGTAAAGCCTCGTGAATCATCCTCTATATACACCAACTTTAATCGCACTTCGTTTCTACTGCTCGGAGCGAACTTTATCCGAGAAAATAAAACGCTCTTCGATGACATACAAAAGAAACTACACATTCCGCCAGAAACGATCGTAGCTATCTTAGTTATAGAGTCCCGCATAGGAGAAAATACCGGACATGAATTGGTGGCCTACAGGCTCTCGCGCCTAGCCTCGGTCTGTGCGCCTGATAATTTGGCGCACAATTATAAGCTTCAGAGAAAAAAGGACCTCAGCATAACTTTCGAAGCGCTAAAGGAGCGCGGGCGCTATCTTGAAACGACCTTTCTGCCAGAGATCCCGGCTTTAATAGAGATCGGTAAGCGTAATAATGTGCCGGTACTTAAGGTAACCGGATCAAGCGCTGGTGCATTTGGCTTGCCGCAGTTTCTGCCCTCAGCATTTCTGCGTTTTGGAGTTGATGGAGATAAGAACGGCCACGTTTCGCTCTACAGCCCTATTGACGCGGCCTGGTCTGTAGCCAATTACCTGAGCGGTTACGGTTACCGAGCAGATTTATCTCTGGCGGAGAGGCGTTCAATTATCTGGAGATACAACAAGAGTGAGACCTATATCGATGCTGTCTTAGCTCTGAGCGCTGGAATTCGCAAGGAGGTGGACAGTCCCTCCCCCCAACCAACTAAGCTCCCAAATAAGCCCTCGGCCCTAAAGCAGCCTGCCAGCTAG
- the corA gene encoding magnesium/cobalt transporter CorA, with amino-acid sequence MAKLKKQSAKPVGASPGTVTYIGPARDTPVTISRIRYSADGYEQPQKIELNECIPESRASGVTWYTIDGVHNVEILRTIGEKFNLHPLVVEDLANTSQRPKLEEFDGYLFIAMKMVTYDRAKSAIMAEHISIVFGNGYVLLFLEDEGDLFEPIRQRIHTGKGRIRRLGADYLSYALIDMVVDCYFQVLEQIGEVIEQVEEQVIDSPRPSTLKAVHRLKRKLISLRRAVWPMREIVNDLIRDESDLVSAETRLFLRDLYDHTIHTIDTIETMRDIVSGMLDVYLSSLSNKLNQVMKVLTVISSIFIPLTFIVGIYGMNFEYMPELAWRWGYPAVMIAMLIVASLFMLLFKRKGWI; translated from the coding sequence ATGGCCAAATTAAAAAAACAGAGCGCTAAGCCGGTTGGGGCGTCGCCAGGGACGGTGACATACATCGGGCCAGCGCGGGACACGCCCGTAACTATATCCCGTATCCGTTACAGCGCAGATGGCTACGAGCAGCCGCAAAAGATCGAGCTTAACGAGTGCATTCCCGAGTCGAGGGCTAGCGGCGTTACCTGGTATACGATCGATGGAGTGCATAACGTCGAGATCCTCCGTACAATCGGCGAAAAGTTCAATCTCCATCCCCTCGTAGTTGAAGATCTTGCAAACACCTCTCAGCGACCCAAGCTAGAGGAGTTCGATGGATATCTCTTTATCGCCATGAAGATGGTTACCTATGATCGCGCAAAGTCAGCGATTATGGCCGAGCATATCAGTATTGTTTTTGGGAACGGCTACGTCTTGTTGTTTCTAGAGGACGAGGGGGATCTTTTCGAGCCGATTCGGCAACGTATTCATACCGGCAAGGGGCGCATAAGAAGGTTGGGGGCAGATTATTTGAGCTACGCCCTGATCGATATGGTGGTTGATTGCTACTTTCAGGTCTTAGAACAGATCGGCGAAGTTATTGAGCAGGTTGAGGAGCAGGTAATTGATAGCCCAAGACCGAGCACTCTGAAAGCGGTGCACAGACTAAAGCGCAAGCTCATATCTCTTAGACGGGCTGTCTGGCCGATGCGCGAGATAGTTAACGACCTTATTCGGGATGAGTCTGATCTAGTTAGTGCAGAGACGCGCCTTTTTTTGCGCGACCTCTACGACCATACGATCCATACCATCGATACCATCGAGACCATGCGAGATATAGTCTCTGGAATGCTCGACGTCTATCTGTCGAGTCTAAGTAATAAGCTCAATCAGGTCATGAAGGTGCTGACCGTTATATCGAGTATCTTTATCCCCCTGACCTTTATTGTAGGAATATACGGCATGAATTTTGAGTACATGCCGGAGCTTGCTTGGCGTTGGGGATATCCGGCCGTAATGATCGCTATGTTGATAGTTGCATCTTTGTTTATGCTTCTATTTAAGCGAAAGGGCTGGATCTAA
- the glgP gene encoding alpha-glucan family phosphorylase encodes MSKAVAYFSMEIGIHPELPTYSGGLGILAGDTIRAAADLGVPMVAVTLLHRKGYARQSFNNEGWQMEAPEQWDPEQLLTRCQPIIEVPLRDRLVRVQAWKHIEVGANGQVVPIIFLDTDVVENDPNDRRITDSLYGGDQHTRILQELVLGVGGVRMLQALGYPETTIYHMNEGHAAFLLLELIPQGWAFNMESEVEQVRQRSVFTTHTPVEAGHDVFAADLLEQYLSKEHLQKALPIFENNSLNMTKLALRFSGTVNAVSRRHMDVTKQMFPEAEVVAITNGVHAVRWTAPPFAKLFDRYVPGWRQRSEQLRQVTIVPTEDIQEAHREARANLLQKIQEKYGVSFGGPGILIGFARRSTEYKRPMLLFRDLPRLQALAARFGPINIVFAGKAHPRDDWGKHLIKQIHDIAPKVGDLIRVAYLPNYDIDLAASLVSGVDLWLNTPRAPLEASGTSGMKCALNGIPSLSIADGWWIEGGVQGVTGWVVRSPLNDGGVAAIDQDDADANALYEQLEHHVLPCFYEPSARWAEVMRNAIALNGSFFNTHRMVDQYRMIAYERFA; translated from the coding sequence ATGTCAAAAGCAGTTGCATATTTCTCAATGGAGATCGGTATTCATCCTGAACTGCCTACCTACTCTGGTGGGCTTGGGATCTTGGCAGGTGATACGATCAGGGCAGCAGCCGATCTAGGCGTCCCCATGGTTGCCGTAACTCTTCTACACCGCAAGGGCTACGCGCGGCAGAGCTTTAACAACGAAGGATGGCAGATGGAGGCCCCCGAACAGTGGGATCCAGAGCAGCTCCTGACAAGGTGTCAGCCGATTATCGAGGTACCGCTAAGAGACCGCCTCGTGCGGGTACAGGCCTGGAAGCATATCGAGGTCGGAGCTAACGGGCAGGTTGTTCCGATCATCTTTCTCGATACCGATGTAGTTGAGAACGATCCTAACGATCGCCGCATTACAGACTCACTCTACGGAGGCGATCAACATACCCGCATTCTGCAAGAGCTCGTACTAGGAGTTGGTGGAGTACGGATGCTGCAAGCGCTCGGATACCCTGAGACTACGATCTACCATATGAATGAAGGGCACGCGGCCTTTCTACTCTTAGAGCTTATACCGCAGGGTTGGGCCTTTAATATGGAGAGTGAGGTAGAGCAGGTTCGCCAGCGCTCTGTATTTACAACCCACACCCCCGTAGAGGCTGGACACGACGTGTTCGCAGCCGATCTGCTTGAGCAATACCTAAGCAAAGAGCATCTGCAGAAGGCCTTGCCTATCTTCGAAAACAACTCCCTTAACATGACCAAGCTTGCGCTCCGTTTTTCAGGTACGGTAAACGCCGTATCACGCAGGCACATGGACGTTACAAAGCAGATGTTTCCAGAGGCCGAGGTCGTTGCAATTACAAACGGTGTGCACGCGGTGCGTTGGACCGCACCCCCCTTTGCTAAGCTCTTTGATCGATACGTGCCAGGTTGGCGACAACGCAGCGAGCAGCTACGCCAGGTTACTATCGTACCGACCGAGGATATTCAGGAGGCGCATAGGGAGGCCCGCGCCAACCTGCTGCAGAAAATTCAGGAAAAATACGGCGTGTCGTTTGGAGGCCCTGGGATCCTGATCGGATTCGCCAGGCGCTCAACTGAGTACAAGCGCCCGATGCTGCTCTTTCGTGACCTGCCGAGATTGCAGGCGCTCGCTGCGCGCTTTGGTCCGATTAACATTGTGTTTGCCGGTAAGGCCCACCCACGAGATGATTGGGGCAAACACCTGATCAAACAGATCCATGATATCGCACCTAAAGTTGGGGATCTGATCCGTGTTGCATACCTACCTAACTATGATATCGATCTGGCGGCCTCTCTTGTCTCCGGTGTTGACCTATGGCTCAACACCCCAAGAGCGCCCCTTGAGGCCTCCGGTACCAGTGGCATGAAGTGCGCACTGAACGGCATTCCGAGTCTCAGTATCGCCGATGGTTGGTGGATTGAGGGTGGAGTGCAGGGAGTTACCGGTTGGGTGGTGCGTAGCCCCCTTAATGATGGCGGAGTAGCGGCGATCGATCAGGACGATGCTGATGCTAATGCGCTCTATGAGCAGCTTGAACACCATGTATTGCCCTGTTTCTACGAACCTTCGGCACGTTGGGCTGAGGTGATGAGAAACGCTATCGCACTCAATGGCTCCTTCTTTAATACCCACCGCATGGTCGACCAGTATCGCATGATAGCCTATGAACGGTTTGCGTGA